AGTACACATACACACTAGTGTATCACGGCCACACCCCTTGAATGACAGACATTCCTAGATGACCATTACAGAGGTTAAAGACAACACATGTAAACAGTCAATTCCACAAGCTGCTACAGGTGGGAGCAAGGCAACACACCTACATTCTAGAATACTGTGGGCCATAACTGTAATGCCATCAAATGTCTCATTCTGTACCAACTTCATACTATCCCTGCGTCATTACACGACTAACCAAAcactaagccaaatacatttagtgCAGGTAAGGTCCAAAATAGTACTGGTATTGATCCAAATGCCTGTTTCCAACCACAATGGTaatgtcctaaatggcaccctattccctatatagggaactACATaagaaataggatgccatttcagatgcagccaATGACAGACAAACAGAGCCAATGACCTCTGACCTGGAAGAGCTCTGTAACTTCCTGCCTGTTCAGCTCCAGTCTGGAGAGAGGAAGCTTCTGGCCAGCGGCCTCCTTACATCTCTCCTCTAGCTCAGCTAGGGACAGGGCactgggagagagaccaggggtaagtactgttTCTCTGTGTAtacagtgaattcggaaagtattcaaaccactCAACTTCTTctacattttgctacgttacagccttattctaaaatggattcaatcgtccgtccccccccctcaatctatcCACAAgacccataatgacgaagcaaaaacagtttaagacattttagcaaatgtattaaaataaaaatatcCCATTTACATGATAGCTGCTCCTAGGGGCTCTGTTAGAGAACAAATGCATCCCTCCCTCAAAGCAGCTTTTCTGTCTTAAAGGGGTGCCAAAAGATCAGGGGATGGTTAGTGGGGTGAAATGTCAtgactaagttgctttggataaaagcatctgcaaaatggcatatattatattacaAAGAGAAGGAAATGTCTTACCTGTTCTCCGGGAGGTGGTCACAGTAGAGGCCGGACTCTGACACGCCCTCTCTGCACACATCCACCCCAAACACCCTCTCAAACACCCACCCCACAACACACGCTCCTGTCCTCCACACCGcctgggggagaaagggagaaaatgAAAGAGATGAGCGAGAGGGGATAAGATAGAGAAGAGGTCAACCTCTGCCTCCTCTACATGTAACATCTTCTATTGGGTTAGATGAATGAGAATGTCGTTAGTAAGTACCTGTTTGCCCTCTGTGGTGTTGAAGCCTAGCAGCTGTAGTTCACAGTCAGCCTCCAGGGGGCGAAGCAGCTCCCACAGCTCTCCATTCACCCTGCAGACCAGAGCACCTTTCACACTGCAGACATGGAGTGTTGGAGGGTTAGAGACAATGTCAGTATGTTTGCTTACACCTATCCAATTTCACCTAATTCCAATCTGAAAGCAAAGAGATGGGACACCTATGTGTCCCAGGGACTGAGAAAGGCCTGTAGGATTCTGCAGGGAGTTACTAAGGCtgcatttagacaggcagcccaattatgatatttttttccactaattggtattttgactcTGCTCTGAAAACGacctgatgtgaaaagatctgatgaaTCAAAGGACCAAATAGCGGAAAAAAATAagagaattgggctgcctgtctaaacacaaCACGTGTTCTGAGGGATAAACAGTGCTTGAATTGGGACATAAGCTCAATGGAGCAGAGTACCAGCACCTCAACATTTCTGCTGCTTGAGTTCCtgcacctcttatagaatattagctcaaaaggaTTTCAGTGTTCCTTTACCTAAATATAAAACAGTACCAGCACCTATTGAattccaagtcaagcactgggtATAACCCTTCCCTGACTTTTAGGATtctgaataacacacacacacacacacacacacacacacacatctgagagGCTAACCGTGCGTTTTGAGCGATGATTGACGGCGTGGTCACGCCTGTGGTGCCATTCATCGTCCTGCCATCAGCCAATCGGACGCTGAAGGCCTGTTTCATGGTGCCGCTTGTCCTCTGctgtccctgcctctctctgagagactcaaacacacgcacacgctcagACAGAGCAGGGGATGCCTGTATCTAAAGGCAGAGGGGAAGAAATTAGGAAACAAGGGAATAGGAAAGAAGAGAGCACAGGGGTCAATATGAACAACAACAATACAGACAAGGGGATCATATTATTACCATGTAATCGTTTTAAATCAAATCTATACACATATGGCATTCATAACAAAATGGATGGTATTATGATCATACATACATTAGTAGTTGCATAtttcagagagagcgagagaacccAATAATATGCTTAATTGAGAACTGTCCCCTCCCACCAAACACCCCTAAAAAAATGTATAACCTTGTGGTCACACAAAGACACAaatgacatgacagtttacaGCGCAGTCTTGTTTGGCCGTCAGAACTCTCAGGGCTATTCATAGATCCATCCAATGGTTTGACAAACCCACACCTATGTACCTGAGCGGTCATAGGACAATACTACACCACTGATTTGGAGAAGGCTGGCTACACAACCCAATGATACTGTACTCAGCAGGCCAGTACAGCTACATCTCATAACAGAAAACGGTTTAATAAGGTTGCACACCTTGCTAAAGCGCCTCTGACAGTGAAGCACTGCCCGAACTGACGGCCGACAGACGGGAAACCGTAACATCACGGTTACGAGCATCCTTAATCCACCGGTTTCACCGAAAACTTTTCATAATCATAACATTTCACACTCGTTGTCCCTTACACTGCAAGCGGCCATAATACCGGAAGAATGAAGTAGATGGGGAAGAAAAGTGATTGGCCAGCAAGGGAAGAGGGCGGAAACTTGACGTTGGCAAGTGCGCGCACGTTGGTGAGCGTCAACAATGAAAGCGCGCTCACCGTTAATTTATACACCTCAGTGGCGCCCACTAATCTGTATTTAACATTCGGATAGATCACTTTCAGGTACACGAGACTAACTTCACAGCATTAATCTAAACCAACTATCCATGAAACGGACCTGCATCTAGTTATATGCTCAATTCCTACATTTGGTCAAATTACGCCCAAGATCAAGAGTGGAGCGTTCCAAGAAACCCATCCCAATATGAGGAGATCACTGTATCTTTGCAGCGCCTGAAGAGAATTGATCAACGGTGAGGCAACAGGGTTGGTCCCTGTGAGAGCCAGCAAGTAACACACATCCATTCATTGATTGGCCGCATAAAGATGGAGGAAGAGCAGAGAATATTGTAGCTCAGAGCACCGTTATTAGGCTATTACACGCGCATAGCTCAAAAGTACTCGCCTCTAACGTGGGGCAGAAATGAGGCTACTTTCAACAGACTTCTGGAAGCAATAGTATGAATAGCCTCGTTTACATTGTTTTAATATAAAGTAGCATATAACCAGGATTGGTTTGAGAAGCCTTGCCACTGGCATCTCAATTCGTACATTCAAGACACCAATAACGAGCGCATGGTGATATGATCAATAGGGTTTCGTTATTTCTTTCCACATAAGGTATATTGGTTCAAAGCTCAGTGGTTGTAGACGTCTGTGTATAATAGTTAAGACATAACTTGGTCATTTTATTTTACCGATATACACgtaaatatttatatttaataTTTATTCTACATAAATGTAAATAACTTAAGTAAAATATACTTCAAAAAGTTACATAGTGTTGATGTACTAACAAACGTCAATATAATTTTAGAGAAAAGGGGATTTGCAAGTGACGCAGACTGGCTCGTATAAGAAAAAACATTGAAAGAACGCTTGGGGGCGCTAGAGTAAATTAACTGGGGATTTCGGACCACCTGTAAAGTGCCACTAAAAATACACTGAAACGGGTAGAATGCCCTAAAGGGACCTTGGGCCTTCTCCTCAAATACATTTGAGGGGTGAGGAGATAGGACACAAGGAATCACAGAAAGACAAATTGAGTTAAAGCCCTAGAAATCAGGTTGCCCTAAAAGTCACAGGTTACCCCAAATACTGATTCCAAAATCTCATTAGGGGAAAAAAACTCCAAAATGATattagatcagtgtctaggggcaaTGTCCTTCTCATTGGCTACTACCTGAAATATGGACCATTATGAAGCACAATTAAATACTTATTCACCGTCAATATCTCATACTGTGAACCCTACCACCACACAGATATGAGACGTGTGTACTCTCTTAAGGTGAAACCTATTCATGTTTGTATGAAGAGCATCTCAATGGCTCTCATTGCATCCTTTCCTTCATCTCCACTGATCTGAATGAAGGAAACTGGTGAAATAAATACTTTTAGCACTCGCCCCACATTGCTTCCACCTATCCGGTCTTCTCAGAACAGTATATGaaggtgatgagaggaagccacTGAGATGTGGTAATATTACAATATGATCTCAACTGCCTTTCATTAAATGGGATAGGGGTAATACATTTAAAGTACTGTGAAGTGACTGCACTGAATATTGGGTGGGTTACAGACTCAACGCCAGACCGTCAAGGTGCGTCATACATGCAGTGGACTGGCTTGGGGGGGGAACTATGGATGTGACAGCAAAGACATGTGGACTAGAGCTCTGTGCAAGGATGTGAACTACACAACCAAGAAAACCAGTGTCAATCTAAAAGGTTAAATGCAGATGGTATGGTAGATGCTGTTGGATAgaatcacgtgtgtgtgtgtgtgtgtgtgtgtgtgtgtgtgtgtgtgtgtgtgcatagaaaacaatAAATGGTAACCCACTTCTGGGTTAGGATCTTCAGACTCAATAATATAACTAAACTCACAATGGGAGGCTGGTGAAGGGAGGATAACTCATAATAATGGATGGACTGGTATAAAACACATGGCAAACCAGGTGTTTGATACCACTCAATttattctgttccagccattactatgagcccgtcctccccatctgaagtgccaccagccaccactggtCTTAACCGATATGGTACAGTACCATCTTCATGTCAGTGCTCTGTGGCCTGTTCCCGTCACCAAATCAACCCCTAGTCTCTACTACGCACTTCACGTATATGAAAGGATTGGATAGGTGCAATACGGTAATAGCTGCACCTTGCCGCTGATTGGCTTACACCTATGTAATCCTCCCAGATCGACAAGTGCCTAAAAGGTCAGGCCAAGTGGTTGATTATGAATTTAATATTCATAATTGCAGAGGCTGTCTTTAAAACAAAAACACATGCAGTAGGACTCCATGGAGTGTGGTTTAAACTGTAAAGTCTTCATATGAAGTAAATGCCTGGCTGTATGTCTAAATTGTGACAGTCATAGGTAAACATAGTAAATCCCTGAACTACAGGACGGCTcagtggtagagagaggagagcagtagcATCGGAAAGGATTGGACACTCAAAAGATTAATGATAGAACATCATTGATGATCATAAAAAGAATAGCAATGCATCTAAACATATGGAGAACTTAACACAACCACCCCCTTCATGACTGAATCATTACATAGTTAATgcatactatacacacacaccattagaTTCCTCAAATCTTAAGCATTTTCACTCAAAAGTTATTCAAAACAAACATATTTCAAACTCAAGAGTACATTGAATGACAATATTATTTAAACAAACTGTTCAAAGAAAATGATTACATCTCTGAATCCATCCTGGTGTCTCGCTGTCTAACTGAGGTACGAGTTAGAAGGGAAGTCATTAGTCTACTGTACAGCAGGGAAACGTGCACAAACCAACTTGCCTGCGTTAATCTGGTCATTATCAGCAGTGACAGAGAAGCATCACATCATACATACAGTCAGAGTGAGAGTAGTAGCTGCTCTGTACCATTGATTCAGAACAGCATCGCTTCCATTCAGAAATGTACAGCAGAACACTATAAACTGATAAACTAACACTGATGGGAAATTTAGAGGAGCATTTACATAGGTGTCCATTATCTTAATGAGTAATGAATGTTGGCAGATAATTCACTCATCACTTCTTCATTGGTGTTACTTGGTATTCTACAGTTGTAAATGTACAGCGtcagaggaaggaaaggaggaaagaTAAGAGACTAAATCTAGGAAAGGTAGCGAAGGGAACAGGTCAAAAGTAACAAAGAAAAAGGACTTCTGGACTGGACAGAGACAGTGCACTGCACAGGGAAGTATAGATATTTTACATCTGACATGAGGATACAGCCACAACAAAAATCACAGCAAGAAATCCAAAACAACTCAGAACAAATTAGCAGTTGGGGGAAAAATTACATTGTTTGTACTGTTATAAGTAATGTTTCTGCATTTCAATTCAGCTTTGAATAACTAGACCAAAATAACATCTATCATACAGCTGCAACTGGTCTTACCGGTATCCATGACAACTGCTGCGACTGGTCTTACCGGTATCCATGACAACTGCTGAGACTGGTATTAACGGTATCCATGACAGTGACTATCAAAGAAAGTAGTACCCTCCCCTTGGTTGGGTTGAAACTGGATTTTATTAAAGACAATACAGGTAGCGATGGCCTAGTAGAGACACAGCGGGTTCATAGTTCAAACTTCTAAAGCACCCGCCTCAACTACTGAGTCTCCGCAACTCATTATTATCTGTTAAATGCGTCTTTACACTGGACGAttcttcactctcctcccccctcagATTGGAGAAATGGAGATGGACAGAGTGGTGTTTTGTTAGAGCAATGAGAAGCACAAACATCGCTGCCTCGGTGTGTAACTACAGCTAAGGCTTCTTCACAATGGCGTCAATCACAAGTTAGCGAATAGCGATGACTCTGCTCTTTACACAAACAACCGAGGTTTAATAGTCGCAACACAGCCAACTCATTCAGTCTATACATTTAAAAGCTGAGAAATATGCAGAAGGAAGAGAGACTTAAGCATGAAAACCTCTAGGAGAGAAACAAGGTTATTATTTGCAATACGATGCACTGGGAGCATGTTGGGGTTATGGTGGAGAAACTTCACAACAGCACTGATCATAAAGTCAGCACTCATTTGGATAACCAAATCCTATTGAGAAAAGGGTTGTATTTAGGACACACTCAGGGAGAAACTTTGTTCCTCAATCAAACCCCCTCCCATCTATCCCAACCTCCCTCcagcccatcccatctctccagcCCAATCCATCTCTCCAGCCCctcacatccatccatccatccatccatccctccagcccatcccatctatccatccctctctctctctgaaagtgTTTATATCAGCTTATTCAAACAATACCGGAGGTAAGTAGAATTTTAGTGAAATAGAATAACCACCTGTTTCTGTTTCTATTTGATCTGTGCTTGTCGTCTTCCTTCTAGTTCACACCTCCATTACTCCCTCACTGCTTTAGTGAGGGGAAGCAGAGAACATTGTTGCTCCTGGGGattggaggaggggagggggaggcagattTGGTTTGGTTACCTATTTCATCCATAACACTGTGCATAATTGCTAAGCTGGTACTGTATTGTGGTGAGGTGACGTGCTAGTTTGTGTCAAGGTGCGATCAGCTAAATGTAATAAAACAAATGACTCCACTAGGATTAACATAGTGAGGACAGACTGGGCTCATACCATAAGGGTTCTACACATCTTCTCCCCGTGTTGGGTAGCTAGGTGTGTGGGTCGCTTTTCATTCAGCATGGGTTAACATTTCAATAGCGTGGGGGTAAGAAAGGTCTCTTGGGGGGGTAGAAGGGACCTCCTCGGCCCCCGGCGAATGGAGGGCCAGGATGCTTGCCCCCGCGGAACATGGGTGGCTCTCGGTTTAGGTGTGGGTGGACAGGGGGGCCGCGAGGGTGGAGTAAAGGTCTCTGGGGGGTGGAGTTGATGGGGGGGCAGGGATTGGGGGAGGGTAGGCGTAGGAGGGACGGCGAGGGATGGTGGGGATGGTTGGGGTTGGGGTGTCGGGGCTGGGCAGGTGCGCTAGCGGGAGGGTGCTGGAGCGGAGGAGCTTGGGGGCGAGGAAGCAGGGGGTCgcctgagggagagggaggggtggaggaggaggggggtggaggagggaggttgATGCCATCCTTGACACGGCCCAATAAGGGAGGCGGGGCACCGGGGGTGCCGGGGCGGTGGAGAGGGGGTGCGTGGCGGGGAGTGAAATGCTCTTTGACTGTGCCGGGACGAGGCATCTTAGGGGGCTCCCCTAACAGAGAGGACATGAGGGGAGTGGGACCACCTTTACCCCCCCTGGGTCCCACTCCCATCCCCCCTCGGTCTCCTCCGTCTGGGCGGAcctggggagggaggggcagtTGGCGGTCAATGGGGACTAGAACCCCGCCTACCATGACTGCCGAGGGGGGGAGGAAGTTGCGCGGAGGTGGAGGGAGCTGGGGcatgggagggggtggagggcgtgggatgggtggaggaggggagttgaagaagggagggggggggtgatggTGGAGGTGTGAGGGCAGGGGACCCTGGGGGTTCTCCCCATGGTAGGGGGGCATCTGAAACTGGGGTGGGGGGCCGTGCGGATGAGGGTGGGGAGGGTGATTAgaatgaggatgaggagggtggtggtggtgtgaggtcgGGGGAGGCATGGGGGGTGAAGTCATGTCGTCAGAGCCGCCCTGAGGGGAAGGTGAGGGGGGCTGGGTATCCAGGTACCCTTCCTCATCGTACCACATCCCTCCGCCTGGCCTCCCCCCTTCTCCATCCCCGCGACGCAGCCCTTGTCCAATCACGCGAATACTTTCCACCGTCTGGATGCGCTCTCCGGTTGGCTGGCGGTTTGAGAAGCCCCCCAGTGATTGGAAAGGTGCTCCCTCTGTGCAAGGTGATACCAGCGTCTCGATACGGTGGTactgccccccctccccatcagatgagcccccaccatcctctcctctcctctttcccttttCATCCCTCGTTCCactcattcctccctcctctgACCCGCTGCTGGTCTTGCGAGAACCTATggacgctctcctctctccttcgaCTGATCTGTTGTTCCCGTGACTCTTCCCGTGACTGTTCTGTCCATCCTTCTTCACCTTGCTGCTTCCCAGTGATGAAGAGCTAATCTTCCTCTTCGAATCTTCCTCCTTCAGCTTGGCGGCCTTCTTCCCCGCTCCGTAGCCTTGGAAacgagaagaggaagagaggaagtcCACGTCGCTGCTGCTTCCTGTTGGGGTGATGACGGCGTCCCACGGGTCACTGCGGTAGGCCGTGGGTGAAAGATCATGACCTTTGGATGAGCCTAAGCTCTTGGGGTCACTGTTGAGGCCAAGGGGGTCGGAGGAGACACCCCCTGGTGTGTCCATGATTTCGTCCTGGGTGGGGGTGCCCCCGCTCTCATCCCTGACGGGGGTCCCGTCTACCCCGTCTCCCCCCAGCAGAGGGCTCCCATCCCCCAGGCCCAGACTGAACCCTGGGTTCCCCTGGAGGAAACGGTTGATCTTTGACTCTaggctgggaggagagacagagcggctagggagagagggaggaggaggaggaggaggaggaggggaggcctCTCGGTTTTTCTCCCAATCCCtggctcctctgctcctctcaggTGTGTCTCGTTTGAGACTGTTGGTCAGGGGGGGTTTGGTGttgctag
The window above is part of the Oncorhynchus masou masou isolate Uvic2021 chromosome 30, UVic_Omas_1.1, whole genome shotgun sequence genome. Proteins encoded here:
- the LOC135521817 gene encoding LOW QUALITY PROTEIN: regulation of nuclear pre-mRNA domain-containing protein 2-like (The sequence of the model RefSeq protein was modified relative to this genomic sequence to represent the inferred CDS: inserted 1 base in 1 codon), with the translated sequence MAAGSGAVSGHGGRGALEATLDRRFQGVSNTMESIQGLSTWCIENKKYHSLIVRYWMKWLKKSDTNHRLNLFYLANDVIQNCKRKNAIVYRSAFAEVLPNAALMVKDPKVRKSVERIFTIWEERNVYPEEVITQLKANLAKKEREREKEKAKEMPPPPAPVNPKAALKSKIVADFIPQSFIEQLAGFKRVVEEEELRETQLTALRVDVCSTEALKRLKDKAGGNKFAKDFEEGSQKLQEFVSFLENQMPVGPPLLEALGNADVFYEMQYKEVKIVASAYKTFANRVVNLKRKLDALKSSLPGPEDSPIPSPSEDAPSPTGSDSPFLGLGGGRRGRLGFDPDLDGSAMDERDMGVVREGDNRDVEDMDLSEEDMETANPAEKQSSSATVSKVTSSKTTAKPAPVTLIRTSTESPLKKAASSTPTPVTLSAPTSAGVSGPSGPTAPLGMNLANVDLGKISSILSSITSAMKNTAASPVSRPSPGTPTXPSGQSSSSKTPVGPTPPSPALASILSRVNVTPEGILNALSKTQTQSLSSLLRSGSSSSSAPSSHASPDSSAAKGPPTPTTPSNTKPPLTNSLKRDTPERSRGARDWEKNREASPPPPPPPPPSLPSRSVSPPSLESKINRFLQGNPGFSLGLGDGSPLLGGDGVDGTPVRDESGGTPTQDEIMDTPGGVSSDPLGLNSDPKSLGSSKGHDLSPTAYRSDPWDAVITPTGSSSDVDFLSSSSRFQGYGAGKKAAKLKEEDSKRKISSSSLGSSKVKKDGQNSHGKSHGNNRSVEGERRASIGSRKTSSGSEEGGMSGTRDEKGKRRGEDGGGSSDGEGGQYHRIETLVSPCTEGAPFQSLGGFSNRQPTGERIQTVESIRVIGQGLRRGDGEGGRPGGGMWYDEEGYLDTQPPSPSPQGGSDDMTSPPMPPPTSHHHHPPHPHSNHPPHPHPHGPPPQFQMPPYHGENPQGPLPSHLHHHPPPPFFNSPPPPIPRPPPPPMPQLPPPPRNFLPPSAVMVGGVLVPIDRQLPLPPQVRPDGGDRGGMGVGPRGGKGGPTPLMSSLLGEPPKMPRPGTVKEHFTPRHAPPLHRPGTPGAPPPLLGRVKDGINLPPPPPSSSTPPSPSGDPLLPRPQAPPLQHPPASAPAQPRHPNPNHPHHPSPSLLRLPSPNPCPPINSTPQRPLLHPRGPPVHPHLNREPPMFRGGKHPGPPFAGGRGGPFYPPKRPFLPPRY